The Streptomyces sp. BHT-5-2 genomic interval CGGAGGGGACACGCAGTGACAGGGGCTGGGCGGGGGGCGGGTGGTCCGGATGAGATTCACGGGCCGTCGGGCCGTCGGCGGAGCACACAGCGGGAGCCTCTCGCCAGTGAAGGGAACGGCGTCCAGGTACCTACGTCCGCAGACCCTGAACGCACGTTGCAGCTGAGGGTCGAACCGCCTGAAGCGACCGGTGAGACCGTTCTGACGCGGCGGCCGGAGGGGTCCGACGGGAGAGCCGGCCGACGTAGGGCCGCGCAGTCATCATCCGCCCGCACACGCATCGTTACGCTGCTGGCCCCCCTCGGCGTGCGGCTGGCGCCGTACGCTCGCCGGCTCAGGCCGCGTTATCCGCGTCCGAGCCGCACCGGCTGGCGGCGCTGGATGCCTTCCTGGCGGCAGTGGCTGGGCGTCGTGTCGATGACCATCGGCCTGACCGGGCTGTTCCTGGCCATCGCCTACGCCGCCACCGACATACCCAAGGACCTGAACGCGTACGCCACCCAGCAGGACAACGTGTACTTCTGGTCCGACGGCACACCCATGGCTCGCACCGGCTGGGTGCAGCGGCAGGCGATGCCGCTCAAAGACATACCCGGGGACGTCCGCTGGGCCGTGCTGGCGGCCGAGAACGAGAGCTTCTACGGCGACCCCGGCGTCTCTTTCAAGGGCCTCACCCGCGCCCTGTGGCGGACGGTCGGTCAGGGCGAAACCCAGGGTGGCTCGACCATCACCCAGCAGTACGTCAAGAACGTCTACCTGAACCAGGACCAGACCGTCAGCCGCAAGTTCACCGAGGCGATGATCGCGCTCAAGCTCGACAACCGGATGAGCAAGGACGAGATCCTGGAGGGATACCTCAACACCAGTTGGTTCGGCCGCGGCACCTACGGCATCCAGCGTGCCGCACAGGCCTACTACGGCAAGGACGTCGGCGAACTCAACGCGAGTCAGGCCGCCTTCCTGGCCTCGCTGCTCAAGGGCGCCGGCCTGTACGACCCCACACTGAGCGCGGCCAACCACCACCGGGCGGTGAAGCGCTGGAACTGGATCCTGGACCGGATGGTCAAGATCGGCAAACTGTCGCCGGCCGAGCGGGCCGGGTATCGGACGTTCCCCGAGCCGCTCAAACAGAACCCGCTGTACGACACCGGTCAGCAGAGCGACTACCTGGTGGAACTCGCCTCCCAATACGCCAAGAATGCCGGGCACCTCTCGGACCGGCAGTTCGATCTGGGCGGCTACCAGATCTACACCACCTTCGACCGCAAACGGGAGGCGGCCCTCGACGACGAGGTGGAAAAGGCACGCAAGAAGGCCCGGCAGACCCACCCGGACGCGGCAGCCACCGCCCATTACGGCGTCGCCTCGCTGGCCACCGACGGCCGCATCCTTGCGGTTTACGGCGGACCGGACCACCGGAAGCAGGGCTATAA includes:
- a CDS encoding transglycosylase domain-containing protein gives rise to the protein MVTLLAPLGVRLAPYARRLRPRYPRPSRTGWRRWMPSWRQWLGVVSMTIGLTGLFLAIAYAATDIPKDLNAYATQQDNVYFWSDGTPMARTGWVQRQAMPLKDIPGDVRWAVLAAENESFYGDPGVSFKGLTRALWRTVGQGETQGGSTITQQYVKNVYLNQDQTVSRKFTEAMIALKLDNRMSKDEILEGYLNTSWFGRGTYGIQRAAQAYYGKDVGELNASQAAFLASLLKGAGLYDPTLSAANHHRAVKRWNWILDRMVKIGKLSPAERAGYRTFPEPLKQNPLYDTGQQSDYLVELASQYAKNAGHLSDRQFDLGGYQIYTTFDRKREAALDDEVEKARKKARQTHPDAAATAHYGVASLATDGRILAVYGGPDHRKQGYNESNAGTIPAGSAFLPFVYAAGLEHGVARRRDAPREKVTPQSLYDGDDGVPVSTPEGPYWDRGGKKVTAHNDDRKSWGRVTLREALAKSVNTPFMQLGMDTGLDKVKQTAQAAGLLSSSFGPQVPALSLGSSTPSAIRMASGYATFAAAGQHVEPYSVRRVTRNGSTVRLDLPDARRAVSAAVAGEVTQALADSFRSAHPDAAPAAAAVSGKAGTVADDTAAWYVGTAHTVSTAVVVYRMDLAKSLEPLPLKGLAGTAADSVPYDIWAGAMGPLR